Proteins found in one Bacteroidales bacterium WCE2008 genomic segment:
- a CDS encoding TonB-linked outer membrane protein, SusC/RagA family: protein MEKIKFFLAALLVFVSVGLMSAQNRTITVKGNVTTAVDGQPAPGAYVSVEGTSVGTVTDLDGNFQIDNVPASAKWIVVSYLGYKDARVAITANIQVALEDDSEMLEGAIATGMYNVDRRLNTGSAAKIDAAEAKLDGIADISRSLEGRVAGVSVQNVSGTFGTAPKIRVRGATSIYGSSKPLWVVDGVIMEDVVEVSADDLSSGDANTLISSAIAGLNSDDIESFDILKDGSATSIYGARAMAGVIVVTTKKGKAGQNRLSYTGEYTMRLKPSYSTFNIMNSQDQMAVYQEIQQKGFLAYAGTANASNSGVYGKMYQLISQYNATLGKFGLQNTDEAKIAYLRAAEYRNTDWFDRLFTYNIQHNHSVSLSGGTEKLNFYASLSLLDDAGWSLQSDVNRYTLNLNASYKISDKLSLNVIGNGSHRTQRAPGTLNAEVDAVSGEVKRDFDINPYSYALNTSRTLDPNVFYTRNYSPFNIIHELDNNYLDIDVDELRIQGELKFKPTKGLELSVLAATKSTSTSQEHYIKDTANQALAYRELSTPDIRDNNPFLYRDPDHPNAYKITVLPVGGVFERKTNAFKGWDFRTTASYSNTFNNVHILNLFAGAEANNVNRHATWFRGWGMMYDKGEKAMYDYRIFKKGVEDNSDYYTLENTIARTAAFFANATYSYKGKYTINGTARYEGTNSLGKARSARWLPTWNVSGAWNAHEESFMRDLYPTVSHLSLKTSYSLTGDRGPSYVTNAEENINYRNPWRPSASTKESALYIVDLANEELTYEKKHEFNIGIETGFLDNRINFAADWYTRNNYDLIGPVITQGIGGQIEKYGNVASMKSDGYELSLTTTNIKNKDFSWTTNLVFSHSHNKITELENKSRMMDLISGTGFAREGYPVRSLFSIKFMGLNSEGLPTFINEDGDVTISDIYFQTRDSKSLENLVYSGSVDPTDVGSLGNIFTYKNFKLNVFVTFSFGNVIRLDPVFSDEYTDLVAMPKEFADRWAVPGDENITNIPVISSRWMNHYYEANSNSRLSYAYNAYNYSTERIAKGDFIRMKEISLSYDFPKKVAETLNVSNLGLKLQATNLFLIYADKKLNGQDPEFFNTGGVAVPLPKQFTLTLRIGF, encoded by the coding sequence ATGGAAAAAATCAAGTTTTTTCTCGCGGCATTGCTGGTTTTTGTCTCTGTAGGACTCATGTCAGCCCAGAACCGTACGATTACGGTAAAAGGTAACGTGACTACAGCTGTAGACGGCCAGCCGGCTCCAGGTGCCTATGTATCGGTAGAAGGCACTTCAGTTGGTACGGTTACTGATCTGGACGGTAATTTCCAGATCGACAATGTACCAGCTTCCGCTAAGTGGATAGTTGTAAGCTATCTTGGTTACAAGGATGCCCGTGTCGCTATTACCGCCAACATTCAGGTAGCTCTCGAAGATGATTCCGAGATGCTCGAAGGTGCAATCGCTACTGGTATGTACAATGTGGACCGTCGACTCAACACAGGATCTGCCGCTAAGATCGATGCTGCTGAGGCCAAACTCGACGGTATCGCCGATATCAGCCGTTCCCTCGAGGGACGTGTGGCCGGTGTGTCTGTGCAGAACGTATCCGGTACATTCGGTACTGCCCCTAAGATCCGCGTCCGCGGTGCTACTTCTATTTATGGCTCATCCAAGCCTCTTTGGGTTGTGGATGGTGTGATCATGGAGGATGTCGTTGAAGTCAGCGCTGACGATCTCTCGTCAGGTGACGCCAACACCCTTATCTCTTCTGCAATCGCAGGTCTCAACTCCGACGATATCGAGAGCTTCGATATCCTCAAGGATGGTTCCGCTACTTCCATTTATGGTGCGCGCGCCATGGCCGGTGTGATTGTCGTTACGACCAAGAAGGGTAAGGCCGGTCAGAACCGCCTCAGCTATACAGGTGAGTACACCATGCGTCTGAAGCCAAGCTACAGCACATTCAACATAATGAACTCTCAGGACCAGATGGCTGTTTATCAGGAAATCCAGCAGAAGGGCTTCCTTGCTTATGCCGGTACTGCCAACGCCTCGAACTCCGGAGTATATGGAAAGATGTACCAGCTTATCAGCCAGTATAATGCGACTTTAGGCAAGTTCGGTCTCCAGAATACTGACGAGGCCAAGATTGCTTATCTCCGTGCTGCTGAGTACAGGAATACCGACTGGTTCGACAGGCTGTTTACATATAATATCCAGCACAATCATTCTGTCAGCCTTTCCGGCGGTACTGAAAAGCTGAATTTCTACGCTTCTCTCTCCCTTCTCGATGATGCAGGATGGTCTTTGCAGAGCGATGTCAACAGATATACCCTCAACCTCAATGCGTCCTACAAGATTTCCGACAAGTTGTCTTTGAATGTAATCGGTAACGGTTCGCATCGTACACAGAGGGCTCCTGGAACTTTGAATGCAGAGGTTGATGCAGTTTCGGGCGAGGTAAAGCGTGATTTCGATATCAACCCTTATTCTTACGCTCTGAACACATCCAGGACTCTCGATCCGAATGTGTTCTATACCCGTAATTATTCTCCTTTCAATATTATCCACGAGTTGGATAACAACTATCTCGACATTGACGTCGATGAACTCCGTATCCAGGGCGAACTTAAGTTCAAGCCGACAAAAGGTCTTGAACTCAGCGTTCTCGCCGCTACCAAGTCTACCTCGACTTCTCAGGAGCATTACATCAAGGATACCGCCAACCAGGCTCTTGCTTATAGAGAGCTGAGTACTCCGGACATAAGGGATAACAACCCTTTCCTTTACAGGGATCCTGATCATCCGAACGCGTATAAGATCACCGTCCTTCCTGTCGGCGGTGTGTTCGAGCGCAAAACGAACGCTTTCAAAGGCTGGGACTTCCGTACTACTGCAAGCTACAGCAATACATTCAATAATGTCCATATACTGAACCTTTTCGCCGGCGCCGAGGCCAATAACGTGAACCGTCATGCTACATGGTTCCGTGGCTGGGGCATGATGTATGATAAGGGAGAGAAGGCTATGTATGACTATAGGATATTCAAGAAGGGTGTCGAGGATAACAGCGACTACTATACTCTCGAGAATACTATAGCCAGGACAGCAGCGTTCTTCGCCAATGCGACATATTCATACAAGGGAAAATATACAATCAACGGTACTGCCCGTTATGAGGGTACCAACAGCTTGGGTAAGGCCCGTAGCGCCAGATGGCTTCCTACATGGAACGTGTCCGGAGCCTGGAATGCTCATGAGGAAAGTTTCATGAGAGACCTCTATCCTACTGTTTCTCACCTTTCCCTCAAGACTTCATATTCCCTCACCGGAGACCGCGGTCCTTCATACGTTACGAACGCAGAGGAGAATATCAACTATCGTAATCCTTGGAGACCGTCCGCCTCTACCAAAGAGAGCGCTCTCTATATTGTCGATCTTGCCAACGAAGAGCTTACTTATGAGAAGAAGCACGAGTTCAATATCGGTATCGAGACTGGTTTCCTCGACAATAGAATCAACTTTGCCGCAGACTGGTATACCCGTAACAACTATGACCTTATCGGACCTGTCATCACTCAGGGTATCGGTGGTCAGATCGAAAAGTACGGTAACGTCGCTTCGATGAAGTCCGATGGTTATGAGTTGTCTCTCACCACTACCAACATAAAGAATAAAGATTTCAGTTGGACGACCAACCTGGTCTTCTCCCATTCTCATAACAAGATCACCGAACTTGAGAACAAGTCCCGTATGATGGATCTTATTTCAGGTACTGGTTTCGCAAGAGAGGGCTACCCGGTACGAAGCCTGTTCTCGATCAAGTTCATGGGACTTAATTCCGAGGGACTTCCTACTTTCATCAATGAGGACGGTGATGTCACTATCTCTGATATCTATTTCCAGACCCGTGACTCCAAATCTCTTGAGAACCTCGTTTATTCAGGTAGCGTGGATCCTACTGATGTGGGTTCCCTGGGAAATATCTTCACTTATAAGAATTTCAAACTCAACGTATTCGTCACATTCTCGTTCGGTAATGTCATCCGTCTCGATCCTGTATTCTCTGACGAGTATACTGATCTTGTCGCCATGCCAAAGGAATTCGCAGACCGTTGGGCTGTCCCGGGTGATGAGAACATAACTAACATCCCTGTCATATCCAGCAGATGGATGAACCATTACTACGAGGCTAATTCTAATTCAAGGCTCAGCTATGCATACAATGCATACAACTATTCTACCGAGCGTATAGCCAAGGGTGACTTCATCCGTATGAAGGAGATATCTCTTTCCTATGACTTCCCTAAGAAGGTTGCAGAAACTCTTAACGTCAGCAACCTTGGTCTGAAGCTTCAGGCGACCAATCTTTTCCTTATCTATGCTGATAAGAAGCTGAATGGCCAGGACCCTGAATTCTTCAATACCGGTGGTGTGGCTGTCCCACTTCCTAAGCAGTTTACCCTCACCTTAAGAATCGGTTTTTAA
- a CDS encoding SusD family protein, whose product MKNRIINIFASVLAVAAFTSCDAFLDVTPDKRAVVDTQEEVQDLLVSAYPYISYLTITEFMSDNVENLGDNISGSTRLTEQLYYWRDEVGDEDNDSPKDYWDNCYKCIATANSAIAKINDLGGPEAGLQAEMAEALLCRAYAHFMLVNIFCQNYNSKTSGSDLGIPYMTKSETTLNPKYERGTVKEVYEHIEEDILAALPYVSDAYYDVPKYHFTPSAAYAFASRFYLFYEKWDLAIDYANKCLGDYPASVLRDWQYRSTLADSRDVKTLDFINESKKSNLLLLTGMSEFGVYFGFSAYYPKYSHTIYLGATETCFAKNVWGNTSVGSGGAARYYYDPAASYVGGNFSRVALFKIPYLFEYTDPVNHIGYPHIVYPAFTTDETLLNRAEAYILTGDYERACEDLNIWVHNILNPSYFNKDLTPDMIKSFYDATPYARWDNFDPSTRKLQNNIKKQLHPKFEIPSDPYAEPMLQCVLQFKRIENLAQGLRWFDIKRYGIEIWRRTLKSDSASPVGYSPARLDDVLKVDDPRRAVQLPQEVILAGLEGNPRP is encoded by the coding sequence ATGAAAAATAGAATTATAAATATATTTGCTTCAGTTCTTGCCGTAGCGGCATTTACTTCATGCGACGCTTTTCTTGATGTCACTCCTGATAAGAGAGCCGTTGTAGATACTCAGGAAGAGGTCCAGGACCTTCTTGTCTCGGCATACCCTTACATTTCTTATCTGACTATAACGGAGTTTATGTCTGATAATGTAGAGAATCTCGGAGACAATATCTCCGGTTCTACAAGACTGACGGAACAGCTTTATTATTGGCGCGACGAGGTTGGAGATGAAGATAATGATTCTCCTAAGGATTACTGGGACAACTGCTACAAATGCATTGCTACCGCTAATTCCGCTATCGCCAAAATCAATGATCTCGGTGGTCCGGAGGCTGGTCTGCAGGCTGAGATGGCCGAGGCTTTGCTTTGCAGGGCATACGCTCATTTCATGCTTGTCAATATCTTCTGTCAGAACTACAACTCGAAGACAAGCGGTTCTGATCTTGGCATACCTTATATGACAAAATCCGAGACTACGCTTAATCCGAAATATGAGCGTGGGACAGTCAAGGAAGTGTATGAGCATATCGAAGAGGATATTCTTGCCGCCCTTCCTTATGTGAGCGACGCATATTATGACGTGCCTAAGTACCATTTTACCCCAAGCGCGGCTTATGCATTCGCTTCCCGTTTCTACCTGTTCTACGAAAAGTGGGACCTTGCCATCGACTATGCCAATAAATGTCTTGGCGATTATCCGGCCTCTGTCCTCAGAGACTGGCAGTACAGATCCACCCTTGCGGATAGCAGGGATGTCAAGACTCTTGATTTCATAAACGAGTCCAAGAAGAGCAACCTTCTTCTTTTGACCGGTATGTCTGAATTTGGTGTTTATTTCGGTTTCTCCGCATACTATCCTAAGTACTCTCATACCATTTATCTCGGAGCAACTGAAACCTGTTTTGCCAAGAACGTATGGGGCAATACATCTGTAGGTTCCGGCGGAGCCGCAAGGTACTATTATGATCCTGCCGCATCTTATGTCGGTGGTAATTTCTCCCGAGTCGCTTTGTTCAAGATACCTTACTTATTCGAGTACACCGACCCGGTCAACCATATAGGTTATCCTCACATCGTTTATCCGGCGTTCACTACAGACGAGACCCTGCTTAACAGAGCCGAGGCTTATATCCTTACAGGAGATTATGAGCGTGCTTGTGAGGACCTCAATATCTGGGTTCATAATATTCTGAATCCAAGTTACTTCAATAAGGATCTTACTCCGGATATGATCAAGTCATTCTATGATGCTACACCTTATGCAAGATGGGATAACTTCGATCCGTCAACACGTAAGCTTCAGAACAATATCAAGAAGCAGCTGCATCCTAAGTTCGAGATTCCTTCCGATCCTTATGCCGAGCCTATGCTTCAGTGCGTTCTCCAGTTCAAGAGAATCGAGAACCTTGCCCAGGGCCTCAGATGGTTTGACATCAAGCGTTATGGTATCGAAATCTGGAGAAGGACCCTTAAGTCAGATTCGGCCAGCCCTGTCGGTTATTCTCCTGCAAGGCTTGACGATGTCCTTAAGGTAGACGATCCGCGTAGAGCTGTCCAGCTCCCTCAGGAAGTGATTCTTGCTGGTCTGGAGGGAAACCCTCGTCCATAA